Within Vicia villosa cultivar HV-30 ecotype Madison, WI linkage group LG1, Vvil1.0, whole genome shotgun sequence, the genomic segment CTTATTGTTGTAAGCCATGCAACTTCATATTCCTCACTATTCTCCCCTTGATAATGATATCATCGGTTCAAATATTTTTTACCAAAAACTGATAAACCAAACTAAACtggttagtttggtttggttcaatttttaaaaatattaaaaactgaACCAAACTAAATTGATAAAGATATCATCGGTTCGAATATTTTTGACCAAAACCTATTCCAAACCGAATCAATTGCACCCCTATtaatttatgttaaaaaaatttaacaatttgttttTCTTAATGCACCATATAGTTTTCTAGCATACCTCGTGAAATTCCAAAAATAGCCCCAAATTTTAGAGATGTATCTCTGGACACACTAAAAACACACATGATTCACTCATTTTTGAGACACCATAAATTTATAACTAAatttatttcgaaaatgcattttcggaATTTCTCCGAAAATACGTTTCTAAAACCTGCTGAAATAGAGTTTTGTTAGAAGATATTGATGGATGATGTTAACGACGTTTTTCTCAGAAGAGCTCGAGATGAAATGATCACTTCAAGCAAGCTACTTGTTTTCGGAACAATGAAATGATCGCTTTAAAACTCTATTTTAGCAGATTTcaaaaatgtatttccgaaataaattTAGTCTTAAAATTGTGGCGTGTCTCAAAAACTACTAAATTGAATGTATTTAAAGTGTGTCCGGTGATACATTTCCAGAATCTAAAAGGCATTTTCAGATTTTTATAGGGTGTTTTTCCACCCTATAGGATGCATTAAGAAATTCTCaacaaaaatatgaaagaaaataaTTGTTTTACAAACTGGGCCTAAATTGAACAGTGGCCCAAAGAAAGCCCAATTTTCTCGATCTATCTTTGCTCAACGAAGCAACGCTGTTTCGAAACAATGGCAGAAGCGGAACCCAGCAATGGCTACTGCAGCAGCAGTGACGAAGAAGACGGTGATGCAGCATGGAGAGCCGCCATCGATTCCGTCGCCGGAACTTCCTCCTATATCACTTCCATTATGAATGGGGTTTCCGCCACCAACAACAATGACCCCAAGAAGCATAGTGACCACAACCCTAAAACCCCAAAGTTAAAGCATTACCAACTAAAGGTCCCTTCTAAATTCCCCAATTTTATACTAATTAAGTTCCACATTTttgcaaaaaaagaaaaaattatactgAATTTGTGATTgggtttgtgatttttttatctGGTAGAAATTATTGTTCATCATTACAATTCAGCATTATATCCTTTTTTGTGATATTTTGGTTTGATAATTTATGGTATGGATGTTTCTTGACAGGCACAAAAGCTTTTGGATGAAATGTTGGAAAATACTATAGAGATAGTGAAAGCTCCTGTccttgaccaagatgaggatccTACTATCAATGATTGCGGCATTCGTCTGTTTAAACATTCTAAACCAGGAATTATTCTTGATCATGAAGGTAACTGAGTTTTGTGTATAATTGACTTGTTAACAACAGCTTCAATTCAATGATATAGCTATAAAGAGGTTAGGTTGTTTAGCGTATGTTTGGTTGTGCggtgaaaaaaattgaatttgagTGAATTGGTTATGGTTTAAAGTGAGTTTaatgtaaagtgatttatgtcTGGAATTGCTTTTGGCTCTTCCAAAAGCTAAACCAAACGGCAAACATACACTTAGATTTTGAATAGTTTGGATTTGGACTTTGCtggttcttatttttttctttattaagtTAGCTTTTTGTAGTGTTGCTGACAGTAGGTAACCAGTCACCATTTTTCTGGACATGCATATAAATTATTTTCTGCAATAAGAAAAAAGCTGTGTTGGACAAAAGCCACTGATGGCGCTGTAAACAAAAGCAACAgtgctttttttttcttcttcttcttttagaATAGTGGTTATTCTTACACACCCTTTGCCTGTTGTTAAGAAGTGGAGCCCAGTTCAGCATGCCATGCATCTCTTATTGCACTATGGAATCTTTTGTTTGATTGTTGACTGTTGGTTTTCATCAGAATTCAGAAGTTGGTACTTATTTTGCATTGCTATATAGCAATGTGGTACTGCATTTGATTGATCTATTGACTACTTTGTTAACCACTCTGAGAGGTTATCATTGTATATAAGTCACTACAGAGAAGCATGCTCTGGGGACTTATGCTATAacttatttctcttttttctggTACAGCACAATACTGCTGGTTGGCCAACTTGTCCTGGATAATGGATTGGTCCAGGTTATTACATGGACTAGTTCTTGTAAAATTGATTTGGAATGATCTTGATTTTGATTGAAAATGAATTCTAGGTCAAACAATCTATGTTGAGAAACTTTTTTTTCTTACAAGTTTAAAGTAAAATTTAGTTAAATTTTTTTTGACATAAATGTAAAACGGTAAAAGTAACATTTTATTAGAGACAATTGGTTTCGGTTTTGAGCAACCATACATGAAAATTCTCTTCAAAATCTGTTTCTAGTGGAATGAAAAGAGGTTTGCTGTCATATTAGCTCATGTTTATAAAAAAACGGTCGATGTTAAGCCGTAAACAACTGGTTTACTTGTCATAATATGTTTTCAGATGTTAATGGTTTGAGGAACTAAATGCAAACACCTTAAATTTGATGCAACATGTTGCCATGATACGGCGTCCAACCCGAATTGCTAGACTGATTTTTAATTTTCACATTCACTCATGTTGTGTTATATGTTCCCGAATTGCTAGactgttttttatttttcacattcaatcatgttacaTTATATGTTCAAtggaaattcaaaataattttttactttaaagttaattaacatattgTGTGAGGGATTGAGACATTATCAACTTTGTGATTTATCTTGTTATATTACTGAATCTCATTTGCATCCGTGGCTTACGCTATCATCCACATGGCTGCAGATGAACCTCAACCGCCAAGGAAACGACCTAGAATAGTTCCGGGAGAAGATATTGATGAGAAATCAAAAAAGGTCCAATATTTAATCCATAGGTGTCTCTgcatttttatttcatattttttgctATTTTGTTGATGACAATTTGCTACCTAAACAGTTTAGAAGAAGAATTCAGTCTATTGTTGTAGATGGGAAGGATTTAATTGCTGCAGCAAATGATGCACACAAGAAGGCATTAGCTAGACTAGAAGCTAAAGATGCAGCAGCGAAAGCAGCAGCCAAGAGAGAGGAGGAAAGAGTTGAGAAATTGAAAAAGATTAGGGGAGAGAGGTGGCTACCGTCCATGGCCAAGGAGATGAAGGTTAAACATTAACACTGACAATGTCTTCGGAGATGCTGGTTAAGCATCAACACTGACACTGTCTTCGGAAATATTACATTAGGTTTTCGCTATAAGATTTTGGTTTGATTGAAAAATACGTTTCTGATCTTATAGTATTTAAAATGATAGAGGGTGTATGCATAATTATGGATGATATGTGTAACACAGGCCTTTCATGAAGCACTCGTTGGAAGTTTTGGGTCGAATAATCTAATATGTATTGTGAAAGTCTGGGTTGCCTATTCGGTCTAATATCTTATAGAAATTACACTGTTCTTATTATTAGAAGGTTGCCAACaaaattaatcaataataatctTATTAAGAGTTTTCTTCTTACTATCGTATTGATTAGCATTCTACGCTTGATAATTTGCATTTTAAATGAGTGAAGAGAATAATAATTATGCCAAAAAAAGGGATACAGATCCTCTTCTGCTGTTTATTTTCTGCTGCTAAACTGCTGAAATCTCAGCCTTTCATCTATGTTTCTTCTCTCTCttcaaaatatatttgatttgtttatttgtttttcacaattttttaGCCATTGGATTATGAGCATGAGGGATGACTGTAGAGATTGGCATGAGAGGATCCTTTTCCCAAAAAAAGAGAGAGATTTAaccgaaattaaaataaaaaagtattgtTATGAATATGATTACTTGTGGCTGTCCATTTTGTCTATACTTTCATACTCTATATGATACTTTATAACATTTACAATTGTGATTGAGCAAAACAGATATTATTTAAAATGTGAAAAATCATTTATTAGATTGAACATTATTCCCATATGTGAAATTTTAACAGcacccttattttttttaatggaaaataTAGGGATCTAGATAAATGATAATTCATGGAGTAGATATTATCGTTCACGTGTTACGTATAGAGTGGTGGTAAAAACATGTTACTCAACTCTAAACGAGCCATGCTGTTAAAACATGTTACTCAACTCTAAACGAGCCACTGACAAACCATGGGCTTTATAACTTGAAATCAAAATACGGGGTTATTTTTCCCACCCTAAGGGGGTGGAGAATCACCATATAAAAGTTTGAAATAGCACATACGAACTCAAAAGTGTATTTTCAGACGCATCTATTTTACACCAAATACATGTGTAAATGAGTCACGTCTCTTTTTATCAGAAAATAGTCTAGAGATGCACTTTCGTATTCACCTTATTTGCACTCATCTTTTCATAACTGAGACACTTtcattttgacataattttagtTTGGAGATGCACTTCCATATTCACCCTATATCCAACCCCATGCATTCTTAGTTGAGAAACTTACATTTTGACATGGTTTTGTTCAGAGATGCATTTTCGTAGTAAAATATGGACATATACTTCCGTATTCACCCTAGGTAGTAAATGtgactttttttttatagaaatacaCTGATGTAATAGACTAGGTATTATAACTAtactattataataatttttttataaaaattaaaccaTACACTTATTAAATAAGATGAAAATGCAATATATAAATGAATCAATCCTTAATACAGATGCAGTCAAAATAAATTACAAACAATAATACTATCACTACTGCAATGTCACTTGTGCCTCAGTAATAATGACATCTACAATGGTCCTTCCAGAAGTTCCTTCCAAAAAGTCTCCCCTGACTATATCCGCTCGCGCAAGATCCATAATACGACGACATGTATGCAACACATCAACGACATGATATGTCCTAGTGTGCTTCTCCTCTAATATCTCCTGATGAGTTGTCCTAGGTGGATCTCCCTCTGCATCTAGTGTCATATAAAGATATGACACTCTATAATACCATTAGTCGTAGCTATATGCACAACTCCATTCGATAGGAGCTACGACACCTCGTGCTTTATCTTGTACCAAATAATTAAGGAAATCATCATACATGACATCTACATCTCCGTGGGCCATAGCGGGAGGAGCAGACACAAATGATTTTCTTCGAACATCTTGCATATACCTGTACTGGCGCATAACTCACTCAGGCAAACGTGGATACACCATACTTGACCCACAAGCCAATAATATAGAGTAAAAGGCTATGATAGTGATTGCCGTACGGCCGAAAGCGTATATCATCGTGTACAATGCGGTCAAGATACACTCGGTCAACTGATTCATTTTGAGCGAGACTAATGCACAAGCACGCGACATATCCTCAATGTAGTCCTCAACATCCGCAGATGCGTGGGTAAATGCTGGAGGATCCATGCCTAAAAATAGTACATATGAATTATTAGTAATGAGGTAGCACAAGTGTTATGAAAATGGTACATAAATAGTAAAGACAGTAGATATATTACAGTCAACAGCGTGAAATTAGTTGTTATATGTTTGGTCTTCCGAAGACAACCTTCAACTAATTTGGAGTACTTGTAAACCAAACAAGCGCCCCCTCCAGTTGTACTCACGAACCTACTCAAAGTCAGCAAAGTATCTAAGATAAAACACATCTACGTAATAGGCACTCCTGTCCATAAATATGGACGTGCCAACCAAGTACAACATGTATGCCTTCAATGCATATGATCTATGCTCCATAACCTGTTCATTATCACTATCAGCCTACTCTACCACAGTTAATTGGTGTGCATACATCTTATCCAGGAATCCAAATCTATCATGACACACTTAGGTGTATTCCATCTCTTTCACGTCATCACCTAGGTAAGCTCTCAAATAATCTACCATTATCTCAAATGCATCGATCATAATCTTTGGTAATCCTATAGTGGTCTAATAATCTTCTCCTAATCGAAAGATGCAAGAGGCATGACACACTGTCTAATGCGATGTACATCCCACCATGTGGAAGATGAAAAGTAGACGTCTCAGAGTGTCAACTCTCAACAAACGCTGACATCATATCATGGTTAATAGTACTACAACTGGTATTGCATAAATCTCGTAGCCAAGATAGTTGCATCACATCTTGAAACCAATTCTCATGGGGCTACTACGGTCTCACAATCTTCCGACCATGGTTAATGCATTGTAAAGCATCACGATATTACGGAAAGATAAACCATTGCAGAAGCTTTGAATATTATAACATGTGTTTCAAAGAATAATTACAGATGAATTTTACCTCTCCGTCCCACACATGCTTGGTAACATGGTCCAGATATAAAGGCAACAATGATAAGTCATACGACCCTCATCCAAATTCCTCAAGAACAATTGAATCGATAATAAGTGCATCAACCTTGACCGATGGGATTCTGGGGCATCAGAAGGTGACAACTTCCTCTTCTAGGAAGATGAAGCCTGAGATGCATGAACCCTAGTAGTTAACTCATCTGCATCAAACTTAATAgaacctgtaacacccttctaaaccccgcggcaattttaataattaatcagagtaaaaacatatgcacaagggtgccacaattattcaaaataattaaatcaactaaggtcaaagtcatgcttcattaggaaacggttcaccaaaacataatcatgtttatcacagcggaataccaaacatcatcaaatacaaccaaatggaatcataattcgacaccaaataaaatggataatttcataaaaactctatgactatcgttccccagtgttacagatcagagcatgaccgacacgacccgacataaacggataaactctacgagtcatcctcaccaagcactaatgccgctactcctcaatctgaaaatgacaacatgtaagggtgagtctcattctcaattagtaaatattatgcaattcataagcaacaagcatcataatataccgttcacccaattatacatattcagattcacatccattattaattcacataataatagattacaacacacactacagaaatccatacaatcatattatgacagaatgcatatgacacaactgacactatgcatgtggtaccaataaaccgtggaatcaatccacctaaccgatctacgcctcatcgagatacggcccaccgacacaatttccacacaatgggaaatatgtccaccaacgatccaaacatcaccgggatccaacatcaatgcatatgaatgaatgaaacacatataacatacttaaaacacaccgaatcacgatgaacaactcatatcatcaccacatcaccgaataagtatgtacatgttttcaacatcattcaaatagtcatgcattcatcacaatcataataataatcacaaccaattcatcatcacatcaattacattgttacacctatctcatatgcacacaatgtcaattttcatcaagtaattaaatcaagctttatagaaataaagtcggccactgcctacattcatcattcatcctataaaacatttaattatttgcacaacgcccaaaacggcactaaaaacggacctacagtTTAAAAGTTACGCATTTTTAAAGAAATGTTCcgtcactaacagcacgcggcgcaaccaggttcgcggcgcggaacgagaaaaagttacgccttcgcggcgccaacacatggacgcggcgcgacctgagcgtatcacaacttcttggaattctgcccaacggttcgcggcgcaaacagaggttcgcggcgcgacctggcgattttgcagaattacgggtctgcgttcaaactatgcgatttcacatccttttcacccgaaaacgattccagacatcacatacaggcatataatcatcacacagtcaattatacaccataaaacatcattattagccaaatagttcacaccatcatcatcgattcaatccaaatgagagtactctaacctaacaatcccaatatagaattgaaccaaactatacatcaatctacctattacctaagatcacataagagatactaaaaggaagagtccccccttacctcgatgaatttcttgaatgctctccttccggtttcacgttcttgcctctttctcttctcttgctcctttcacgtgttcttcttttctccccaaatggttcttttttcttattttatgaaaaataaaataaaataaattaaccacaacttagtaaaaggcctaactaattagcacccctcttttactatcaccacaccataagcccaatagctcttactctctcattttccaattaaatccaatttaaattctcaaattccaattatttaatttaaatccaaattaaattaataaactgaaattatgggtgttacaactctcccccactaaaagagttttcgtcctcgaaagcataccttagacgaaaagttccgggtaagagtccttcatctggctctctaactcccatgtaacatttccaccagctggtcctccccaaaccactttcaccgttgctatatctttacctcgcaactgcttcactttacgatcttcaatcctcataggtaacgtctctacagtcagattatctctcacctgtatatcatctacctgaatctcatgagacgggtccgcaatgtatttcctcaactgggatacatggaacacatcgtgcaaattagcgagtgcaggcggtaaagcaacctgataagcaacctttccaatcttcttagtaatctgaaatggaccaatgaaacgcggagttaacttcttcgacttcaaggctctcccaataccagtcatcggagtaactcgcatgaatacatgatctccttccttaaattcaatatccttccttcttttgtcatggtaactcttctgacgactctgagaagctctcatcttttcctaaatcatcttgatcttttctgtagtttgttgcacaatctccggtccaaccaccgtattttctccagattcgtatCAACACAAAgctgttctacatctcctaccatacaatgcttcaaacggagccataccaatactcgaatgataactattgttgtaggtaaactcaaccaaaggtaaatagctatcccaagcaccacctttttctaatacacaagctcgtagcaaatcctctaacgattgaatcgttctctccgtctgtccatctgtctgcggatgataagcagaactcaacctcaacttagtacctaaggcttcctgCAATCCTGCCCAAAACTTAGAAgtgaatctcggatctctatccgacacgatactagctggaacaccatgcaaactcactatcttctcaacatacaactgagccaacttctccatcggataatccattcttattggaataaagtgagcagatttcgtcaaccggtctataataacccagatagaatcacaattcctgCTCGCTCTAGGTAAAACAGATACAAAGTCcctagaaattccatcccacttccaatccggaacaaacaacggttccatcaatccagacggtttctgatgctcaattttcgacttctgacaaattaggcaagcataaacaaactcagcaatttccttcttcattccaggccaccaaaataacttcttcaaatcatgatacatcttggtagcaccaggatgaatactcaatccacttcggtgtccttcttctagaatactctttctgatctcagcaacatcgggtacacacactcggtctccaaagcTTATGACACCATTTTCGTCAATTTggaattcacctcctcgaccttggttaatcaatgtcaacttatctaccaatccaacgtcagatttctgtccgtttctaatttcttcaaggatactattagttaactttaacatccccaacttaatgctattagaagtactttcgcatactaaactcaaatctcagaattgttcaattaaatccaattctcgcaccattagcatagacatatgcaatgacttcctgctaaatgcatcagcaacaacatttgctttaccaggatggtaattcaaaccgaaatcatagtccttcaaaaattctaaccatcttctctgtctcatattgagctctttctgatcgaagagatacttcagactcttgtgattgctgaatacctcaaatcgagaaccgtagagataatgtctccacaacttcaacacaaacaccacagccgccaattccaaatcatgcgtcggataattcttctcatgaattttcaactgtcttgaagcataggccactacctgcttatcttacatcaaaacacca encodes:
- the LOC131607169 gene encoding uncharacterized protein LOC131607169, encoding MAEAEPSNGYCSSSDEEDGDAAWRAAIDSVAGTSSYITSIMNGVSATNNNDPKKHSDHNPKTPKLKHYQLKAQKLLDEMLENTIEIVKAPVLDQDEDPTINDCGIRLFKHSKPGIILDHEDEPQPPRKRPRIVPGEDIDEKSKKFRRRIQSIVVDGKDLIAAANDAHKKALARLEAKDAAAKAAAKREEERVEKLKKIRGERWLPSMAKEMKVKH